The following proteins are co-located in the Tiliqua scincoides isolate rTilSci1 chromosome 8, rTilSci1.hap2, whole genome shotgun sequence genome:
- the PLPPR3 gene encoding phospholipid phosphatase-related protein type 3 isoform X1 translates to MISSKDKSKAPKDSMTLLPCFYFVELPIVASSIVTLYFLELTDLFKPAKVGFQCYDRALSMPYVETNEEMIPLLMLLSLAFAAPAASIMVGEGIVYCLQSKLKGRGSSEGSINAGGCNFNSFLRRTVRFVGVHVFGLCATALVTDVIQLATGYHAPFFLTVCKPNYTLLGISCDSNPYITQDICSGQDQHAILSARKTFPSQHATLSAFAAVYVSVSLLTKWAPHNKEECLTRASYFLQMYFNSIISDSTKLLKPILVFAFAIAAGICGLTQITQYRSHPIDVYVGFLIGSGIAAYLAYHAVGNFQAPMEKAPPNPPPKDALRALTQRGHDSVYHQNKSVSTDELNPQTRLEGINRQVQREKNSLGSLKRASVDVDLLAPRSPMGKENMVTFSNTLPRVNTPSMDDPARRHMTIHVPVDASRSKQLITEWKQKSVEGRGMTLAEEVARRVGSDSLVGEDEEHIPPSLYPTVQARTAERASMGPRVLIQPRPGASQLVHIPEESQANAGANISPKSSSAVRAKWMMMAEKGTAQRVANPPRLMQVIAMSKPQGMVSVTPKHSETSSSSTSSDSSQYRSPSERDSSSVVTIDAHAPHHPVVHLSSGNGPWEWKATQKVSDGQDTYELNEMGKDYRGFRPAKSAGVSPGSSVSDIEQDEPRYSSVATINVAAGVGGTLVPVVSAETSPAETMLSAASRESTLRRKPTSLIVGEKDGQMEDTENYYKKIQANRRFKE, encoded by the exons ATGATCTCCTCGAAGGACAAGTCTAAGGCCCCCAAAGACAGCATGACACTCCTTCCTTGCTTTTACTTTGTTGAG TTACCAATCGTGGCTTCCTCCATCGTGACTCTCTATTTCCTGGAGCTGACAGATCTCTTCAAGCCTGCCAAGGTGGGCTTCCAGTGCTACGACCGGGCACTCTCCATGCCCTATGTGGAAACCAATGAGGAGATGATCCCCCTTCTCATGCTCCTCAGTCTGGCATTTGCAGCTCCTGCGGCTTCT ATCATGGTGGGTGAAGGCATCGTGTACTGTCTGCAGTCCAAACTAAAGGGGCGCGGCAGTTCTGAAGGGAGCATCAATGCTGGAGGTTGTAACTTCAACTCCTTCTTGCGCAGGACTGTAAGGTTTGTGG GTGTCCATGTATTTGGGCTCTGTGCCACAGCCCTGGTGACTGATGTGATACAGTTGGCCACAGGGTATCATGCCCCATTCTTCTTGACTGTTTGCAAGCCGAACTACACTCTCTTGGGAATCTCCTGTGACTCCAACCCCTATATCACTCAGGATATCTGCTCGGGGCAAGATCAACATGCCATCCTTTCGGCCAG GAAAACATTCCCCTCCCAGCATGCCACACTGTCTGCTTTCGCTGCCGTCTACGTGTCGGTGAGTTTGCTCACTAAATGGGCTCCTCATAACAAGGA AGAATGTCTTACGAGAGCATCATATTTTTTGCAGATGTACTTCAACTCTATTATCTCAGACAGTACCAAACTCCTCAAGCCAATCTTGGTGTTTGCTTTTGCTATTGCTGCTGGCATCTGTGGCTTGACACAAATCACCCAGTACCGTAGCCACCCAATTGACGTTTATGTGGGTTTCCTGATTGGCTCTGGGATCGCTGCCTACCTG GCATATCACGCTGTGGGCAATTTCCAAGCACCAATGGAGAAGGCTCCCCCCAATCCGCCCCCCAAAGATGCCCTGAGAGCTCTGACTCAGCGTGGCCACGACTCTGTTTACCATCAGAACAAATCGGTTAGCACTGATGAGCTGAATCCCCAGACGCGCTTGGAGGGGATCAATCGGCAGGTGCAGCGAGAAAAGAACTCACTGGGCAGCTTGAAACGAGCCAGTGTGGATGTAGATCTCTTGGCGCCCCGTAGCCCCATGGGCAAGGAAAACATGGTGACCTTCAGCAACACCTTGCCACGTGTCAACACCCCTTCTATGGATGATCCTGCTCGTCGCCACATGACCATCCACGTGCCGGTGGATGCGTCTCGGTCTAAACAGCTGATCACTGAATGGAAGCAGAAGTCAGTGGAAGGCCGTGGAATGACCTTGGCAGAGGAAGTTGCCAGGCGCGTTGGCTCTGATTCTTTGGTTGGGGAAGATGAAGAGCACATCCCACCATCCTTATACCCAACAGTACAGGCCCGAACGGCTGAGCGTGCCTCCATGGGTCCTCGGGTACTCATCCAGCCAAGGCCTGGGGCCTCCCAACTCGTCCATATTCCCGAGGAGAGCCAAGCCAACGCTGGTGCTAACATCTCGCCCAAAAGTAGCTCAGCCGTGAGGGCCAAATGGATGATGATGGCGGAGAAAGGGACAGCCCAGAGGGTCGCCAACCCTCCACGTCTCATGCAGGTCATTGCGATGTCAAAGCCGCAGGGGATGGTGTCCGTCACCCCCAAACACTCagagacctcctcctcctccacaagcTCTGATTCTTCCCAGTACCGTTCGCCATCAGAAAGAGACAGTTCCAGTGTCGTTACCATTGATGCCCATGCCCCACACCACCCTGTTGTGCATTTGTCATCTGGGAATGGGCCCTGGGAGTGGAAGGCAACCCAGAAAGTTTCTGATGGGCAAGACACGTATGAGCTCAATGAGATGGGCAAGGATTATCGTGGCTTCCGACCTGCCAAGAGTGCTGGGGTCTCACCTGGCTCCTCGGTCAGTGATATTGAACAGGACGAGCCCCGTTATAGCAGCGTGGCCACCATAAATGTTGCTGCAGGAGTGGGGGGAACCCTTGTGCCAGTGGTGTCAGCAGAGACCAGCCCCGCAGAAACCATGTTGAGTGCTGCCAGCCGGGAGTCGACACTGCGTCGGAAACCGACCAGTTTGATAGTGGGAGAGAAGGACGGGCAAATGGAAGACACAGAGAACTACTACAAGAAGATCCAAGCCAACCGCAGATTTAAGGAATAA
- the PLPPR3 gene encoding phospholipid phosphatase-related protein type 3 isoform X2 yields the protein MISSKDKSKAPKDSMTLLPCFYFVELPIVASSIVTLYFLELTDLFKPAKVGFQCYDRALSMPYVETNEEMIPLLMLLSLAFAAPAASIMVGEGIVYCLQSKLKGRGSSEGSINAGGCNFNSFLRRTVRFVGVHVFGLCATALVTDVIQLATGYHAPFFLTVCKPNYTLLGISCDSNPYITQDICSGQDQHAILSARKTFPSQHATLSAFAAVYVSMYFNSIISDSTKLLKPILVFAFAIAAGICGLTQITQYRSHPIDVYVGFLIGSGIAAYLAYHAVGNFQAPMEKAPPNPPPKDALRALTQRGHDSVYHQNKSVSTDELNPQTRLEGINRQVQREKNSLGSLKRASVDVDLLAPRSPMGKENMVTFSNTLPRVNTPSMDDPARRHMTIHVPVDASRSKQLITEWKQKSVEGRGMTLAEEVARRVGSDSLVGEDEEHIPPSLYPTVQARTAERASMGPRVLIQPRPGASQLVHIPEESQANAGANISPKSSSAVRAKWMMMAEKGTAQRVANPPRLMQVIAMSKPQGMVSVTPKHSETSSSSTSSDSSQYRSPSERDSSSVVTIDAHAPHHPVVHLSSGNGPWEWKATQKVSDGQDTYELNEMGKDYRGFRPAKSAGVSPGSSVSDIEQDEPRYSSVATINVAAGVGGTLVPVVSAETSPAETMLSAASRESTLRRKPTSLIVGEKDGQMEDTENYYKKIQANRRFKE from the exons ATGATCTCCTCGAAGGACAAGTCTAAGGCCCCCAAAGACAGCATGACACTCCTTCCTTGCTTTTACTTTGTTGAG TTACCAATCGTGGCTTCCTCCATCGTGACTCTCTATTTCCTGGAGCTGACAGATCTCTTCAAGCCTGCCAAGGTGGGCTTCCAGTGCTACGACCGGGCACTCTCCATGCCCTATGTGGAAACCAATGAGGAGATGATCCCCCTTCTCATGCTCCTCAGTCTGGCATTTGCAGCTCCTGCGGCTTCT ATCATGGTGGGTGAAGGCATCGTGTACTGTCTGCAGTCCAAACTAAAGGGGCGCGGCAGTTCTGAAGGGAGCATCAATGCTGGAGGTTGTAACTTCAACTCCTTCTTGCGCAGGACTGTAAGGTTTGTGG GTGTCCATGTATTTGGGCTCTGTGCCACAGCCCTGGTGACTGATGTGATACAGTTGGCCACAGGGTATCATGCCCCATTCTTCTTGACTGTTTGCAAGCCGAACTACACTCTCTTGGGAATCTCCTGTGACTCCAACCCCTATATCACTCAGGATATCTGCTCGGGGCAAGATCAACATGCCATCCTTTCGGCCAG GAAAACATTCCCCTCCCAGCATGCCACACTGTCTGCTTTCGCTGCCGTCTACGTGTCG ATGTACTTCAACTCTATTATCTCAGACAGTACCAAACTCCTCAAGCCAATCTTGGTGTTTGCTTTTGCTATTGCTGCTGGCATCTGTGGCTTGACACAAATCACCCAGTACCGTAGCCACCCAATTGACGTTTATGTGGGTTTCCTGATTGGCTCTGGGATCGCTGCCTACCTG GCATATCACGCTGTGGGCAATTTCCAAGCACCAATGGAGAAGGCTCCCCCCAATCCGCCCCCCAAAGATGCCCTGAGAGCTCTGACTCAGCGTGGCCACGACTCTGTTTACCATCAGAACAAATCGGTTAGCACTGATGAGCTGAATCCCCAGACGCGCTTGGAGGGGATCAATCGGCAGGTGCAGCGAGAAAAGAACTCACTGGGCAGCTTGAAACGAGCCAGTGTGGATGTAGATCTCTTGGCGCCCCGTAGCCCCATGGGCAAGGAAAACATGGTGACCTTCAGCAACACCTTGCCACGTGTCAACACCCCTTCTATGGATGATCCTGCTCGTCGCCACATGACCATCCACGTGCCGGTGGATGCGTCTCGGTCTAAACAGCTGATCACTGAATGGAAGCAGAAGTCAGTGGAAGGCCGTGGAATGACCTTGGCAGAGGAAGTTGCCAGGCGCGTTGGCTCTGATTCTTTGGTTGGGGAAGATGAAGAGCACATCCCACCATCCTTATACCCAACAGTACAGGCCCGAACGGCTGAGCGTGCCTCCATGGGTCCTCGGGTACTCATCCAGCCAAGGCCTGGGGCCTCCCAACTCGTCCATATTCCCGAGGAGAGCCAAGCCAACGCTGGTGCTAACATCTCGCCCAAAAGTAGCTCAGCCGTGAGGGCCAAATGGATGATGATGGCGGAGAAAGGGACAGCCCAGAGGGTCGCCAACCCTCCACGTCTCATGCAGGTCATTGCGATGTCAAAGCCGCAGGGGATGGTGTCCGTCACCCCCAAACACTCagagacctcctcctcctccacaagcTCTGATTCTTCCCAGTACCGTTCGCCATCAGAAAGAGACAGTTCCAGTGTCGTTACCATTGATGCCCATGCCCCACACCACCCTGTTGTGCATTTGTCATCTGGGAATGGGCCCTGGGAGTGGAAGGCAACCCAGAAAGTTTCTGATGGGCAAGACACGTATGAGCTCAATGAGATGGGCAAGGATTATCGTGGCTTCCGACCTGCCAAGAGTGCTGGGGTCTCACCTGGCTCCTCGGTCAGTGATATTGAACAGGACGAGCCCCGTTATAGCAGCGTGGCCACCATAAATGTTGCTGCAGGAGTGGGGGGAACCCTTGTGCCAGTGGTGTCAGCAGAGACCAGCCCCGCAGAAACCATGTTGAGTGCTGCCAGCCGGGAGTCGACACTGCGTCGGAAACCGACCAGTTTGATAGTGGGAGAGAAGGACGGGCAAATGGAAGACACAGAGAACTACTACAAGAAGATCCAAGCCAACCGCAGATTTAAGGAATAA